Genomic segment of Penaeus monodon isolate SGIC_2016 chromosome 32, NSTDA_Pmon_1, whole genome shotgun sequence:
GTGGAACTGAACATGCGCCGGAATTACATATGAGTATCACTTTACACATAACATCAACATATCTGTTTTCATACATGCTATTGGCCCCGTTTTCAATTCAGGTTTGATGCTATCTCAGAGGGGTGACTTCTGTAAACTGATGTTGAGTGACTCTTGCATAAATTTCTCCCGAATATAGGTTGTAGTTGAANNNNNNNNNNNNNNNNNNNNNNNNNNNNNNNNNNNNNNNNNNNNNNNNNNNNNNNNNNNNNNNNNNNNNNNNNNNNNNNNNNNNNNNNNNNNNNNNNNNNNNNNNNNNNNNNNNNNNNNNNNNNNNNNNNNNNNNNNNNNTATTTACATCAGTTTATCTATCgtacttttatttttaagaacaaagtgaatatttaatttaaaaaatcatatcagAATAAAGGAAACGAGTCAATAAAACGCGTTTCTTATCAATCANNNNNNNNNNNNNNNNNNNNNNNNNNNNNNNGACTGTTCCTTTCAATcacaaatatctttatatttctatcatcgatccaacttttttttctaatcctttttTCCAAAAGATAAACACATTTTNNNNNNNNNNNNNNNNNNNNNNNNNNNNNNNNNNNNNNNNNNNNNNNNATAACCTCATTTcttataatttatttacttatcacaTCTTCACCACGATCAGATCAGTCATCACTTTTTTCActcaaaaaaagtgaaatgaaaagcaaaagaGTGTCGAGCCTAGAGAGTGCCAAAGTCACCAAGTGCCACGCAAGGCCCTGGCACTAAtgaccctcaccttccccctggGATGAGAGGTAACTCGGTTTACCTGACACATTGTAAGGATACTAAAGTGTGCACAATATtaaagctttttttctctctctctcgttaccaTAACCCCTTCCATCTACAAATGCaaataaacttatatacatatactgttatctccatatttttaaaatcttttttagttATGTTTAATATAGGGTCTTTCTTACACTTAAAACTATCTTAATACCAGCATCTTGTCCAGATAGCATCGATGAGACATAATTTATAAAAGATAAACTCTACTAATGGCAAAAAGCTGTATACAAACACGAGAAGTGACACCTCGCTACACTACAGGTTCGGTGGTAGACGATAAACCCGTTACTGAAGGCGATAACAGGACATGGGACCACACCCACTTGCTATGTATCATGTGTCTCGAAAATGTAACACACTGGAAAGTGTTTAGATGCCGGCGAATACAAGATCTGGGTTAATACAGGTGTTTGGGGGAGGTATCGAGACAGGTGtggaaggaaggggtaggaggagggaggaggagaggaaagagaggagaggaaggtgggagaggaattggaggaggaagagaagaagggcgaAATGATGGAaaatgagtgagaggagaggggaggagaaagagaatagagaaaggatTACGAGGAAGTTCGGGGAGAGGTCATGGAgggtaagaaaggaggaaggaagatgaaggagaaaaactGTAATGAcgacagagaaaaagataatgagaaaaaaaaaagtaggcagACGAAAAAGGATTATAAAGGGTTATCCACGTATCCCGGCCGGATAAGTGTAGGCTACTGGCTGGAGCAACACTTCAGGCGACCCATGATAGCATAGCTTTGTGTGTTGGGCCGTACCGATTCAGCCTTTCAGTTAGAGTTGTCTGAAGCCAAGGTAGGGGTTCTCACTACCCCTAGCATCGTATATTATAAGGTACTGTTATTACATACTGTtacagattcttttttttcttacgccTATTGGCTTAGCTTAAGTATGCTGTTGTCATCTCCTTATAGTACACTACGTATATtccatctatatgtgtataccacacacttAGAATATAAGTACACAACAGGGCCTTACTCACTGGTGGGCGTTGGTAGGTGGGTGGGCTGAGAGACCCATCCACCCACTCCCCCCTGGTCTTTTCTCAACAACACCTTGGAGCGATAAAGGAGtcaattttgcttctttttttctttaagaaaaaaaaaatccctctttttaaaaaatgtctatCTCTCTTCGTGTCNNNNNNNNNNNNNNNNNNNNNNNNNNNNNNNNNNNNNNNNNNNNNNNNNNNNNNNNNNNAGAAAATAAGCACTTAAGTTTAAAAAGCCCATATACCGATACACATCACTAACAGACTGAGGTagagcaattttttttcattatttaattaatcatcGTAATATAAACATCCCTGTGATATGGAACTGAAAAACGTATTTCAAAGattctaattttaatataaatgNNNNNNNNNNNNNNNNNNNNNNNNNNNNNNNNNNNNNNNNNNNNNNNNNNNNNNNNNNNNNNNNNNNNNNNNNNNNNNNNNNNNNNNNNNNNNNNNNNNNNNNNNNNNNNNNNNNNNNNNNNNNNNNNNNNNNNNNNNNNNNNNNNNNNNNNNNNNNNNNNNNNNNNNNNNNNNNNNNNNNNNNNNNNNNNNNNNNNNNNNNNNNNNNNNNNNNNNNNNNNNNNNNNNNNNNNNNNNNNNNNNNNNNNNNNNNNNNNNNNNNNNNNNNNNNNNNNNNNNNNNNNNNNNNNNNNNNNNNNNNNNNNNNNNNNNNNNNNNNNNCTTTTACACGCCCCTTTATTNNNNNNNNNNNNNNNNNNNNNNNNNNNNNNNNNNNNNNNNNNNNNNNNNNNNNNNNNNNNNNNNNNNNNNNNNNNNNNNNNNNNNNNNNNNNNNNNNNNNNNNNNNNNNNNNNNNNNNNNNNNNNNNNNNNNNNNNNNNNNNNNNNNNNNNNNNNNNNNNNNNNNNNGTGCCCTAACCATGCATCCACAGGGCATCGCTAATCCGCAGTGGGTCCAAATCACGTGGATCAAGTTTGTACAGTAAGTATCACAAGTAAGTTGCCAAGCGAGAGAATGCAGGTGTTCGAGACTGAGCCTGCAGAGGTTCTAGGGTGGGTTTAAGTGGGTTGGGTGGGCTTAGGCAGGTACGTTAAGGTGGGttaatgtgggtgggtgggggaaaaattGATTAAGTGGTTGGGTAGGTTGGTGGATATAGGCAGATGAGATAAAATTGACGTtaggtggatggatgagtggatataggtaggtagacagatggatggagTGGGTAGGCTAGTGGATTAGTTAGGTGGGTACTTTTAGGTCGTTCACGAAGGtgtggtaaaggggggggggtagattgataaaaaaaaaagaatgggggttGATTAGCAGACCCCATTAGAGCTTTCCTCATAACAAGTCATTTGTAATTAGGTCCCTCAGTGATTTAACTCAGTCTGTGCCACTTTCGCCATCTGAGTCATCAGTtaaatactaatagtataatcCCATGGCATTGATATGTCACANNNNNNNNNNNNNNNNNNNNNNNNNNNNNNNNNNNNNNNNNNNNNNNNNNATATGAActtatttaaatgaagtttatttttttagtaatggagtttttcttcttcttctctctcaagtCAATATGAAATCGAAACTTAATCAAGTGTATTGACTCTGCAGTGTTGCCATATCCATGTCAGCGNNNNNNNNNNNNNNNNNNNNNNNNNNNNNNNGTTCCCGAGCTATATATATCTCGCATATAATGCCTTAAGGGGGAAATGATAAACTACGGCTTTCTTGATAAAGATATTACATTCCTACTGTTAATCAATACTGACTCAGAAAGCTATGAAgattttttggtgttatattatatacatacaaatgcttttgcgtgcacacgcacacacatgcatNNNNNNNNNNNNNNNNNNNNNNNNNNNNNNNNNNNNNNNNNNNNNNNNNNNNNNNNNNNNNNNNNNNNNNNNNNNNNNNNNACACACAATGAGAATCATTATAGGCaattataagtatgtatttatgtacgaatAGCACTAACTTCCTCTCTGCTCTATATTCCTAGACTGAATAAGTGGGAAAAAACGTGCTATATTTTATCATGTTAATCTTCCGCGTCATTTTTTCTAAGCCTTAAAGATCTTAGAAGTTAATTTGAGGTTTGTACACGAAAAAAGTTCTAATTCCTAATACAATGCCGACCAGGTCTAAGTCTATTGTATGTAATGtacatcttttttatttaaatattgatTTGCTCTCTGGCAGTTGACAGGGCATTatatgtaaaacattttttttctctcttttctcaaatTTGCAAATATCGAGTGGGAACTTAATCTACTAAAGTAATTTttcttaactatatatatattttcttcaaatgtttcttatcactctctttctctctagttctGCGTTGTTTCCGGACCCAAAGATGGCGAACGAggaatttttctaaattttctttttaatgagtCACAAATCAAGAAGAGAAAATTCCTCATTGCTCTTTGAACCGGGCGCGCTAGAAAATACTGTTTGCTGAATCGTAAATATCTATTTGTACCTAGTGGCGGACTGACTGAGGACTCCTTTTTGTGTAAAATTAACAACACATGCATTGCCTCTCTCTAATCACTTGACTGCTCGCTACCACCACTCCAATCGTGACCTGTCTTGGCTGCTCCGCCAACTGGTGTTTATACTTGTATTATGGATGGGNNNNNNNNNNNNNNNNNNNNNNNNNNNNNNNNNNNNNNNNNNNNNNNNNNNNNNNNNNNNNNNNNNNNNNNNNNNNNNNNNNNNNNNNNNNNNNNNNNNNNNNNNNNNNNNNNNNNNNNNNNNNNNNNNNNNNNNNNNNNNNNNNNNNNNNNNNNNNNNNNNNNNNNNNNNNNNNNNNNNNNNNNNNNNNNNNNNNNNNNNNNNNNNNNNNNNNNNNNNNNNNNNNNNNNNNNNNNNNNNNNNNNNNNNNNNNNNNNNNNNNNNNNNNNNNNNNNNNNNNNNNNNNNNNNNNNNNNNAATGAAAATATGANNNNNNNNNNNNNNNNNNNNNNNNNNNNNNNNNNNNNNNNNNNNNNNNNNNNNNNNNNNNNNNNTAATTTTAAAATGAGCGTTGGCTTTCTGAGATAACCCTTGTTCGGCCCGGGTCCCCCAGTCCTCCCGCGTCTCAAGATGAGCCTTGAGCCTTGAGACCCGAGGCTTTGTTCGTCTTCTCAAGCGTGGTCTCAGAATACCGTCAGCCGAGAACACTTAAGTATAGTAGGAAGGTGAAGGTCAGTTTGTGATGTAAACTTAAATAAATCAAATGGTAAATTTGCAAACTACACATTTATTAATTCtctcacaataataaaaacataagaaattataaaaatgaatatattattatattatacttgcAGACAGCCTGTCATGCCCCGGCAAGCCAGGTGTGGCGGCACTGTTTAGAAAAATAGTAGTAACTTTGTGACTAGAAATACAATCATAATGAATCCATATATGAAACAGGAATGGGCTGCATAATAATTTGAGATGCAAGTATGGTTACAAAGACAGTCTGAAGAAATTTCTGGAGCCCGCAACAAGCCGTGAGCGAGGGCGTCCACGGGCGTCGAGAGGGTGTGGCGTGGGCGGGCGTGAGGCGTCGAGGGTGTCACATACGGGCGTGAGGCGTCGAGGTTGTCACATACGGGcgtgaggaggtgggaggggggggggcacaaaccAAGCTTAGTTCAGCCAGCCCCCATTTCGCCCTGGCCGCCCACTTGCCGCCCACGCTGCCCACCACCGCCGTCGCTCATGGCTTCCTACAGAATTAGTCTTTTTTCTAATTACAATGGCAATTAcagtgattatcttttttttctcttttttagtttCAAATAGACTACAATACGAAAACAAAGATCCCCAATCCAATGAAATGAGGTGGGACTTCatagcaattttattttttttcttctcaaaaaaTCTCNNNNNNNNNNNNNNNNNNNNNNNNNNNGCCCTTCCCATGAGTCAAATGACATTTTAGAGCGACCAGACCAGACCTGTTGGTAACTACAGCAGCATCCTGAAGGCGNNNNNNNNNNNNNNNNNNNNCNNNNNNNNNNNNNNNNNNNNNNNNNNNNNNNNNCATCTCCTGAGACCCCAACACTCTGCGCTGCGTTTCACTTCATACAAATATATTCTTATAGTCTTGTTGTCTAGACGAGGCAGCTCTGAAGCTCTCTCGCCGGCCAGCATTTCATATGGTAATAGCTATTGGTACGTTGGACCAATTCAAAACTACACAACAGGAAAGGTGAGTTCAAAAGTATCTTTGCAGACAGAAAAGGTTTATGCTACACCTGGTAGAAATATTACCAAAATATTAACCGTCGTCATCCACACAATCACCGAAAACTTCTGAAAACTAACACAGATAACATTCAATATAAAATCCTCGGGGGGCACAATCTGTCCCAGCGAGTTATCAGCTactatgtatctacttatctatcctcGTCTACTGTCGATATGAGAAGATAAAACATGTAACAGCAAAATATTCAACGCTATCCTCAAAGACCCTCCCAATCAACACCGTCTGCCTCGCGTCTTCNNNNNNNNNNNNNNNNNNNNNNNNNNNNNNNNNNNNNNNNNNNNNNNNNNNNNNNNNNNNNNNNNNNNNNNNNNNNNNNNNNNNNNNNNNNNNNNNATAGATATTCACCCTCGATCACATCTTGTCATCTGAGTGCCACCCAAGTGTTACCGGAGGGGCCACTTTGGTGCCAAAGGAGTCACAGCTTCGTATAACTTGGACAAAACCAGCAAGCGCTCTCCAGCCGCTGTGGCCTCACGCTGCTACCCCCTGCTGCCCAGTGCCCGGCCGCGGGTGCCGTGCCCCGGCAGCAGGCGGGTACCAGGTTGGTGCCACGGCAGCGGTGCCATGTCGACGATGCCACTCGCCACCATAAGTGCCACCGGGGTACCACCCAAGTGCCACTCGCGAGCCACCTTGATGTCAGCAGAACGCACTCTTACGCCATTCCCGAAACGCCTGACTTGGCACAACTTCAAGAGGACGTGTGAGTGCCATCGGGTGCCACCATCCAGGCGTCAAGCGGTGTAACCTTGGTGTCATCTTCGGGACGTAGGGATTTAGTTACCAAAATGAACTAAAGAAAAGGGCAGCGCCCACCAAAAGGGCTCAGGGCCCACCAGAAGGGTGCGAGACCCACCAGCTAGAAGAGTATTTGGTTGTGTACTGGAGACTCTCCTCGGAGGACTCGGCGTACACCCATCTGTTACTTTGCTTTTTGTGTTCCACAGCAGCGTGAAGATAAACTGTTGATCATTTCTTTTTGGTTAAAATTCCGTGGTGAAGAATGAAGCTGGAGCCTCCCCACACTGATAACAAGACTGGGTGTATATTTGTACTGGACCGCTACTACATTCTTCTATCACACGTCTTatcacaaaattatttatttttcgtacCTTAAGAGAAACCGTACCGGTTAGTTAATAGTTGTACaagtaagaaaaatatatgccatatttgttaatgataataaagagtacATATTGTACAACAATGTAATCTTATCCATGCTTACAACAAGTGTGAACAATCTCGATCACCCCTACGATACAGGAACCCTCAAAATGTTCAGACAAACATAACCTATGTACAGATTCACAACCATCGGCTTTGAAAAGTCAACCTTTCAATTACCTTAGTCTGATAAACCTTGGGCAACTCTGCATTGTTCTATTAAACATGGGCATATTCTTCATTATACTATAAACCAAAAGCGTCTATACCTGAGGCAGTACAAAATTATAAAAGGTGAAGGATATTGGCAGGTGGTGTCAGATCTGCTGGTGCGGTGGTGGGCGGTGACGGCCAGCAGCCAGCtgccccgcccacacgcccacacgcccgcccgTCCTCCTGCTGGGACACGCTCATGTTCAGGCGACACCTTTTGATTTTGTTCCGTGGCGGGTCAGGGAGACAACGGGAAGGCTGCTGGTGCTGTGGCTGGCCCGCCCATCCTCTAGTTGGCCACCAGGAGGTGCTGGTACTGGGAGGCTGGGTACACGCCCATCACGCCCTCGTTCAGACCAGAGGCTTTGTCACCCGCGCCCATGGAAGCAGCGCCAGGGGCGGCCCCGCCCATCATGCCTCCGTTCACGGGCTCGTACATGGGGAACTTGGGGGCGGGTCCCTGCTGGCTGGCGGGGGGGAGCAGATCGGTGAAGAAGGACGGTGAGGTGAAGCCCTGGTCGAACATGCCGCGGCCCCAGGGGTTGTAGGCCCCTCCGGCGGGGGCGCCCCCGGGGAAGTACACGCCGGGGGCCTCCAGCGGCGGGTTGGGGCTGAGGGAGCGCGGCCTGGACGGGGGGAACTGGCTGCCGAAGCCGGCCGTCGCTACCGCCACTGCNNNNNNNNNNNNNNNNNNNNNNNNNNNNNNNNNNNNNNNNNNNNNNNNGATCATCTGGCGCTGTTTGATGTAGTGGGAGAACTCTGTGGGTGACATGCGGTTGGCTCGCTTGGTGCTCGTCTTTAACTTCGTGGAGCCGAATTTTGTTTGGGCGAAGGTAGCGGTGGTGAAGGTGAGAGGGGCGGAGCTCTTGGTGAGGAAGGCGCTGATGGGGGACGCCTCCCGCTGCTTGAAGGGCGGCGTGGGCGAGCTGGCGGAATACGGGGACGTCGACTTGGGGCTGATCGACACGTTGCTGAGGGACGAACTCAAGTTGTCGATGGGCTTGAAGCACTGTGCCTCGGGGTTGAAGGTTTTGGTCACCTCCTTGTCGAGGTTCTCCTCCTGCGTGGCGGACTCGGCGGCCTCCGAATACAGCACCTTGATCTGGCCCTTCTCGCCGATCCTGTAGGAGACCTCGCCGGGGTCCACCCACACGGCCAGGTCCTCCGGCAGGTTGTCCTTGATCTCCCGGATCTCCATGCCTGCCTCTCTGGCTGCCTTTTCCAGCACAGGATCGATGGGATCTCCCGTCTTGAGGCAGCGGTACGCGGAGCCCTTCATCGGCTTGTCGGGATACCAGTGGCCCTCGAACTTCTCCTTCAGCGCCTTCTCTAGCTCCTCGCCGAAAATGTTGACTCTTCGCCGTGGCAGTTTATTGTACATGTAAGAGATGACGAAGTTGAGCGCTACCTGAATCTCAAGGTGCATTTTGGGGAGCTTCGGGGGCGAGTCTGAGGGTTCGAGGTTACGGCTGTTGTCTGAGGTACAACTGAGACGGTGCTGGCTGCTTGAGACGGCGTGTTCTCGAGACGGTGTCGCGGGGATGCTTGCACTNNNNNNNNNNNNNNNNNNNNNNNNTCCGTCACGCGATCCTGGGGGAGATAAAGATCATCAGAAACGTGGCATTTGCATAATGGAACTGCCCCAATTATACGTTTTCTGACAAACACTGTGGGAGGGGAGACTCCTCTATAAATCCGGGCTTGATTAAAAAGGACTCTCATAAAACTCAGGGGAAAAAAACTCATGGAACATAAAAAGGGATGATCTAAAGACTAATATAGCAGTCAAAACGGAATATCACTTCACCAAATACGATCGGAACATAATGGGTTTGGAGCAAGAGAAATTGCACTTATCAAAAGGTGAAATAAACAAAGTCGATANNNNNNNNNNNNNNNNNNNNNNNNNNNNNNNNNNNNNNNNNNNNNNNNTGTGCAAAATATAACCCGCATTCTCGAATTCCTTCCTATTTATTAATACTTATGACAACCCACCAACGCNNNNNNNNNNNNNNNNNNNNNNNNNNNNNNNNNNNNNNNNNNNNNNNNNNNNNNNNNNNNNNNNNNNNNNNNNNNNNNNNNNNNNNNNNNNNNNNNNNNNNNNNNNNNNNNNNcccccttcccctccctctctccccccttcccctccctctctccccccttcccctccctctcccccccttcccctccNNNNNNNNNNNNNNNNNNNNNNNNNNNNNNNccctccccccctctctccccccttcccctccttctctccccccttcccctccctNNNNNNNNNNNNNNNNNNNNNNNNNNNNNNNNNNNNNNNNNNNNNNNNNNNNNNNNNNNNNNNNNNNNNNNNNNNNNNNNNNNNNNNNNCCGTTATTCGTCCGGCACCCTGTAAATCACGAGCCCAAATCCATTACATTTATTGATTCAATGTGACCTTGAAAGCGGCAGGGGATATAAATACCAGGTGAGCCAGANNNNNNNNNNNNNNNNNNNNNNNNNNNNNNNNNNNNNNNNNNNNNNNNNNNNNNNNNNNNNNNNNNNNNNNNNGTCGTCCAGGTGGCAGGTGAGGGAGGCCAAGACTGGGCTCGGGGAGAGGTTTGGAANNNNNNNNNNNNNNNNNNNNNNNNNNNNNNNNNNNNNNNNNNNNNNNNNNNNNNNNNNNNNNNNNNNNNNNNNNNNNNNNNNNNNNNNNNNNNNNNNNNNNNNNNNNNNNNNNNNNNNNNNNNNNNNNNNNNNNNNNNNNNNNNNNNNNNNNNNNNNNNNNNNNNNNNNNNNNNNNNNNNNNNNNNNNNNNNNNNNNNNNNNNNNNNNNNNNNNNNNNNNNNNNNNNNNNNNNNNNNNNNNNNNNNNNNNNNNNNNNNNCCCCAAACAACCCTAAAACAAATCAGGAAAtacgaaaacagaaacaaaaacattcgCTCGCACCCTTTGCCCCCAAACGCATGTCCGCATTTCCTCCGTCGTGGCGTAAGTCTTCTCTCGCGCTTAATGTAGGTGGCGTGTGCANNNNNNNNNNNNNNNNNNNNNNNNNNNNNNNNNNNNNNNNNNNNNNNNNNNNNNNNNNNNNNNNNNNNNNNNNNNNNNNNNNNNNNNNNNNNNNNNNNNNNNNNNNNNNNNNNNNNNNNNNNNNNNNNNNNNNNNNNNNNNNNNNNNNNNNNNNNNNNNNNNNNNNNNNNNNNNNNNNNNNNNNNNNNNNNNNNNNNNNNNNNNNNNNNNNNNNNNNNNNNNNNNNNNNNNNNNNNNNNNNNNNNNNNNNNNNNNNNNNNNNNNNNNNNNNNNNNNNNNNNNNNNNNNTTTCCTCGTTACTTCTTTCccggtcatattttttttccttcttctttcttcgtttcctcttcccctGAT
This window contains:
- the LOC119593372 gene encoding protein Tob1-like (The sequence of the model RefSeq protein was modified relative to this genomic sequence to represent the inferred CDS: added 48 bases not found in genome assembly) is translated as MHLEIQVALNFVISYMYNKLPRRRVNIFGEELEKALKEKFEGHWYPDKPMKGSAYRCLKTGDPIDPVLEKAAREAGMEIREIKDNLPEDLAVWVDPGEVSYRIGEKGQIKVLYSEAAESATQEENLDKEVTKTFNPEAQCFKPIDNLSSSLSNVSISPKSTSPYSASSPTPPFKQREASPISAFLTKSSAPLTFTTATFAQTKFGSTKLKTSTKRANRMSPTEFSHYIKQRQMIQQQQHVQQQQQQQQQQAVAVATAGFGSQFPPSRPRSLSPNPPLEAPGVYFPGGAPAGGAYNPWGRGMFDQGFTSPSFFTDLLPPASQQGPAPKFPMYEPVNGGMMGGAAPGAASMGAGDKASGLNEGVMGVYPASQYQHLLVAN